The Mustela nigripes isolate SB6536 chromosome 6, MUSNIG.SB6536, whole genome shotgun sequence DNA window CCTCCCCTGCAGACCTTTCCCTTCACTCAGTGTGAATGTGGGAGGTCAACAGGAAAAGCTAGCGTTTTAGGAACTCCCAGGGGAATCTCTTAAAGCATCGGGAGCCCCCTGCTATTGCTGTTTGAGCTCCTGAACCAGCCTGTACTATGGCCAAGCTGTCTCCCAAAGAGAAAGGATGGGGTctgccccctttcctccctcccacatTGGTGCCTCTTGGGCTCTGCTCTGAGATTGGCCCGgcttctccctccgctcctccttTGCTAGGGGCCACCCCTCTTTCAGCTTAGAGGACAGCTAAGCCAAAGCCAGATTAGAAAGGGTTTTGTGTTGCTGCCCACGGGTCCTCTCATTccctggaaaggaaaacaaaggctcAATCTGTCTCAGCCCCTGTCGGGTGTCCTTCCCATTCTCtccacccaccccaacccctaGCCCCCTCCAACCCCCGCAGATTCCAGTTGGGGGTGGCACCGGATGTGGAGTCTCCCAGATGACCTAGAGCTTTAGGATGGGGAGTCAAAGACTCTCCAGCCAATGAGAAAGAACAGTAGTTGTGGgatggggaggttgggggaagagggTCAGGGTAAGGGGTTGGGGGTAGCAACCTCAAGGCATTAACAATAACTGCAGCCAGGCTTgattgaggaaaaaagaaaaactgcctagagcagaaggaagaaagggtgagagagagagacagattgtgtgtgtgtgtgtgtgtgtgtgtgtgtgtgtgtgttccttcaTCTGTGTGGGCGAAAGGAGAAGGGTtgggagagagactgagagccAAGAAGAAGCCCCTGAGATATCGTCTCTTGACCCTGAgttcctggggagggggctgctctCCCATCCCACCCCAGATTCAGGAAGGGGCCCTATTTCCCTTCCCAACTTCTTGCACACATCCCTGGGCTTCCAAGCATGGCCAGATTTCTCCCTGCTGCTGGATTTTCCCAGCTTCTTCCCCAGGGATATTCCCTCCAGGTTAATCCTCCCTTCTATCACGCAGCTTTAGGAATTCCTTTGGTGGGGTAGGAGATGGTAAGTTTTCAGTCAGCTCCCAGCTAGGCTCTCCTGGGAATGCtgagagtgggaggaagaagcTGGTTCATTTGCATGAATGGTAGTCATTTGCATCACATCCAAGAATGGCCAAGCTCACACCGTTTTCCCCAGTTTGACTGCTGGCTGCCCTCCCACCCTTGCAGTGGAATATTAGTCCGGGAGACCACTCCCCACCAGATGGGTGAGTTGATCTCATCCCTCTTCCAACCTCTAGTGTGGCCCAGGCCTACATGAACCAGAGAAAGCTGGACCATGAGGTGAAGACCCTGCAGGTCCAGGCTGCCCAGTTTGCCAAGCAAACAGGCCAGTGGATCGGGATGGTGGAGAACTTCAATCAGGCACTCAAGGTGGGCCACACTCCCTACATCCGTGGGACCCTATTAACTGCCTCCAGGCAGGTCAGTTCAAGGCtcagtttaaaaaggaaatggggATGCTCCCAGCAATCGTTGGTATTGTGTCAGAGTGTCAGAGAAGTGTCAGAGAAGCTAGAGAGATAAAAGTAATTGGTGGGTTCAAGCAGAGCCCTTTCTAGGGGATGGATGGAAAGTGCCCCTATCTGTCTCCTTAGAGCCACACTCTACCCTACACACTCTGACTCCcagcctcccacctcctccccttcccaggaAATCGGGGATGTGGAGAACTGGGCTCGGAGCATCGAGCTGGACATGCGCACCATTGCCACGGCACTGGAATATGTGTACAAAGGGCAGCTGCAGTCTGCCCCCTCCTAGCCTGTCCCCCCTTcctaaccccacccccacctctcctgcctcccccgtGGGGGAAGCTGACAGGCCAAGAATAAAACACAAGCCTCCATTTCTGTGTGGTATGTTTCAAAGAGCTACTAGCCCAGCATGGGTGGATAGGAGTGAAGATTCAAAGACTGTTTCCCTAAGTGACAGTTACGTTTTGGGTAAAGGGTGGAGCGAGCATCCTCTCACCGTCccacctctctttccctctttgggCCTGGTGCAGGTGCATGTTGCATGAGCCGAGGGCGGAAGTTTCCCACGCCCCCCCCCAGAGAAGGTTAGTGGGCTCTGCCCCAAGCTTCCTAATTCAGGACTTTGGTTTCCCGCAGAGGAGAAATATGACAGGGAGCAGGCTTGGTCCCCACTTTGGCGCTCTGCCTCTCCTCGTGCTCGTGGCCTCTCCCAGCCTGGTGCTAAGCAGTGTCATGAGTCCGGACCAGGTTGGAGATTAATTCTTGGGGATGGGGGCACTtcagggctgggaaggaggaggagtggCAGGTCCAAGGTCACCAACAGAGAGGGGCAGCTGCTGTCGTTGACATATCCCTCCTCCTGACAGAGGCGGTCAGGCACCCCCCCGGCTGGGGGCCGCAGCAGGCCTGGCCTGTGCCAAGCATTGGCTTTGACTGCCAGGCTCCAGCTTCCCTGGctcctcccagcctctcccctaACACCCCCCCGACACACTTAATACCTCTGGGACCCAGGCCACCCAAAGACTGGGAGCAAAGTCTCTCAAACAGAGCACGAGAAGGAGCTTCGGGCACTGTACTGCCTGCTAGCTTTCCCCAGAGGAGGTaagcagggtcctgggagctgGGTGCTCTGATATGGCACGTGTTGATAAGTCGAAGCCGGAAGCTTTTCATGCGCTTCCTCACACTTGATCGCCCTTGACCCTCCACAGCTCCCAGCTGGGCCACGGCTGGTGTCGGCCCCACTGGTAGAATAGAAAACAGGTTCAGAGATGCGGTTCAGCATCACACAGTAAGTTTGGGGCCAACAGGGCTGAAGTGCTCTGTGCCCTGTATGTGTTTCCAAAAATAAGGCCCAGTTTACATGGAGAGAATTCAGATGTCGCTGGCTGAGCAGGAGAGCTGAAAGCCAGCCAGATTCCTCTGCTCGCGTGTGTGCCAGAGTCTGCACCCTGGCCCCGGCCTCTCAGGCTCTAGTTAAGGTAGCCCCCGATACAGGGTCTGCCTGGATCTTTGCTTGGCTTAAATGAGCCAGAATTTGCcagttccctgccaagcagagaacttCTCAGTCTGCTCAGAGCGGACTACCAGCTAGGGAGGATAACAGGGGCAAGGGTTTCCAAGCCCGAGTAAACCAGACAAGTTCTCCCGCCCAGCCTCGGCTGCCACCTGCAGGTCGCTTGGGCTCTGGCCATGTGGCTGCCCCTGCTGCTGGGAGTCTTGCTCTGGGCAGCGCTGTGGTTGCTCAGGGACCGGCAGAGCCTGCCCGCCAGCGACGCCTTTGTCTTCATCACTGGCTGTGACTCAGGCTTCGGCCGGCTTCTGGCCCTGAGACTGGACCAGAGAGGCTTCCGAGTCCTGGCCAGCTGCCTGACCCCCTCAGGGGCAGAGGACCTACAGCGGGTGGCCTCCTCCCGCCTCCACACCACCCTGCTGGATGTCACGGATCCCCAGAGTGTCCAGCGGGCAGCCAAGTGGGTGGAAACACAGGTTGGAGAAGCAGGTGAGTAGCGTGGGGCCTCCAGGACTGTGGGGCCACCGGGACTATGGTGCAGGGTGCTCACGGGCCTCAGGAAGCTGGAGGGACGGCGTGGGGAAGGAGAGTGATCTGGAGAGAGCGCATTGGAATGCCTTACCTACCCTGTGCtatctgtctcctctctcctcagGACTTTTTGGTCTAGTGAATAACGCTGGTGTGGCTGGGATCATTGGGCCCACCCTGTGGCTCACGCAAAACGATTTCCATCGGGTGCTCAACGTGAATACACTGGGTCCCATCGGTGTCACCCTTGCCCTACTGCCACTGCTGCAGCAGGCCCGGGGCCGGGTGGTCAACATCACCAGTGTTCTGGGTCGCCTGGCAGCCAATGGCGGGGGCTACTGTGTTTCCAAGTTTGGCCTGGAGGCCTTCTCTGACTGTCTGAGGTGAGGGTTGCAGAGCCCTGGATTGCCCTGCAGAGATGACTAAAACACAGCCTAGTGGGATCCTGAAGAGGAGACATTAGGGCTCAACTttgtgggttcaaaccccagTCTCCTCTCATGGGAGCTTCATGACCTTGAGAGGTTACCTCTCTTTACACCAGTTcattcctcatctgttaaatcaGGATGAGAGGATCTACCTCATGGGTGCTGGGCGTAAAATGAGGTACTTCTAAGGCCACCATAGAGCCTGGCATGTAGAAAATGCCCCAAGAAGTCTGCtatcattattaatattctttttttttattgaagatatAGCATGTGCATGCgagcacaaacagaggaagggatggagggagaggcagaagcagacccgctgctgagcagggagcccggctgggctcaatcctagaaccctgagattgtgacctgagccaaaggcagacactc harbors:
- the BLOC1S1 gene encoding biogenesis of lysosome-related organelles complex 1 subunit 1, producing MLSRLLKEHQAKQNERKELQEKRRREAITAATCLTEALVDHLNVGVAQAYMNQRKLDHEVKTLQVQAAQFAKQTGQWIGMVENFNQALKEIGDVENWARSIELDMRTIATALEYVYKGQLQSAPS
- the RDH5 gene encoding retinol dehydrogenase 5, whose amino-acid sequence is MWLPLLLGVLLWAALWLLRDRQSLPASDAFVFITGCDSGFGRLLALRLDQRGFRVLASCLTPSGAEDLQRVASSRLHTTLLDVTDPQSVQRAAKWVETQVGEAGLFGLVNNAGVAGIIGPTLWLTQNDFHRVLNVNTLGPIGVTLALLPLLQQARGRVVNITSVLGRLAANGGGYCVSKFGLEAFSDCLRRDVAHFGVRVSIVEPGFFRTPVTNLKSLEDTLQECWARLPSATQARYGEAFLTKYLEVQQRIMNLICDPDLTKVSRCLEHALTARYPRTRYSPGWDAKLLWLPASYLPASLVDAVLTWLLPKPAQAVC